The Streptomyces sp. DG1A-41 genomic sequence GCGCGGCGACGGCAAGAAGATCATCCTCGCCCTGGACACCGTGAAGGACCTGGCCGACGAGGAGATGAAGGTCGTCGTCGACCCCGCCAAGGGCATGACGAAGATCACCAAGCTGATGGAACCCGCCGAGGCCACCGGCGAGTACATCGGCGTCACCCTCATCGAGGGCGACGCGGCCCCCGAACTGGCCGACGCGCTCAAGACCGTGTGGGAGACCGACCCGCAGCAGTTCTACGAGCACGGCTACCAGGAGCTGGTGAACCGCGGCTTCCGTATCGACGTGGCTCCGATCGGCGACGTCAAGTGGGTGGAGATCGACAACCACGACGATCTCGCCCGTGGACGGGAGATCGCATGCCAGTACTGACCCGGCTCATCCCCTCGCCGCTGGTCGTGGACATCCGCCCGGGTGCCCTCGACGACCTGGCGTGCGTCCTCGCCGACGAGCGCATCTCGCACTCCGGCCGCCTCGCCGTCGCGGTCAGCGGCGGCTCCGGCGCCAAGCTGCGCGAGCGCATCTCGCCCGGCATGCCCGGCGCCACCTGGTACGAGGTCGGCGGCGGCACCCTCGACGACGCGGTCCGGCTGGCGAGCGACATAAAGGCCGGCCACTACGACGCGGTCGTGGGCCTCGGCGGCGGCAAGATCATCGACTGCGCCAAGTTCGCCGCGGCACGCGTCGGCCTGCCCCTGGTCGCCGTGCCCACGAACCTCGCGCACGACGGCCTGTGCTCGCCGGTCGCCACCCTCGACAACGACGCGGGCCGCGGCTCCTACGGCGTGCCGAACCCGATCGCGGTCGTCATCGACCTGGACATCATCCGCGAGGCCCCGGTCCGCTTCGTCCGCGCCGGCATCGGCGACGCCGTCTCCAACATCTCGGCGATCGCCGACTGGGAGCTGGCGGGCCGCGTCAAGGGCGAGCGGATCGACGGACTCGCCGCGGCCATGGCCCGCCAGGCCGGTGAGGCCGTACTGCGGCACCCGGGCGGTATCGGGGACAACAACTTCCTCCAGGTACTGGCCGAGGCGCTGGTCCTCAGCGGCATCGCCATGTCGGTGTCGGGCGACTCGCGGCCGTCCTCCGGGGCGTGCCACGAGATCAACCACGCCTTCGACCTGCTCTACCCGAAGCGGGCCGCCGCCCACGGCGAGCAGTGCGGTCTCGGCGCGGCCTTCGCGATGTGGCTGCGCGGGGCGCACGAGGAGTCGGCGTACATGGCCGAGGTGCTGCGCCGGCACGGGCTGCCCGTGCTGCCGGACGAGATCGGCTTCACGACGGACGAGTTCGTCAAGGCCGTCGAGTTCGCCCCGGAGACCCGGCCCGGCCGCTACACCATCCTCGAACACCTCGACCTGAACACCGAACAGATCAAGGACACCTACGCCGACTATGTCAAGGCCATCGGTAGCTGAACTCCGCCCCGTCGTTCACCCCGCGGGGGTGAAGGACCGGCGCAGCGGTGAGCACTGGATGGGACGCCTCTACATGCGTGAGGTGTCCCTGCGGGTCGACCGCTACCTGGTCAACACCCGGGTCACGCCCAACCAGCTCACCTACCTGATGACCGTCTTCGGTGTGCTCGCGGCCCCGGCACTTCTCGTGCCGGGGATCCCGGGCGCCGTGCTCGGCGTCGTCATGGTCCAGATGTACCTCCTGCTGGACTGCGTCGACGGCGAGATCGCGCGCTGGAAGAAGCAGTACTCCCTCAACGGCGTCTACCTGGACCGTGTCGGCGCCTACCTCACCGACGCCGCGGTGCTCGTCGGCTTCGGCCTGCGCGCCGCCGACTTGTGGGGCAGCGGCCGGATCGACTGGCTGTGGGCCTTCCTCGGCACCCTGGCCGCCCTCGGCGCCATCCTGATCAAGGCCGAGACCGACCTCGTCGGTGTCGCCCGGCACCAGGCAGGGAAGCCGCCGGTCAAGGAGGCTGCCGCCGAGATGCGCTCGTCCGGCATGGCACTGGCCCGCAGGGCCGCCGCCGCGCTCAAGTTCCACCGGCTGATCCTCGGCATCGAGGCGTCCCTGCTGATCCTGGTCCTGGCGATAGTCGACCACGCCCGCGGCGACCTGTTCTTCTCCCGGCTCGGCGTCGCGGTGCTGGCCGGCATCGCGCTGGTGCAGACCCTGCTGCACCTCGTGTCCATCCTCGCTTCGAGCAGGCTGAAGTGAGCGGCATGAAGGTCGGCGCCGTCATCATCACCATGGGCAACCGCCCCGACGAACTGCGCGCCCTGCTCGACTCCGTGGCCAAGCAGGACGGCGACCCCGTCGAGGTGGTCGTCGTCGGCAACGGCTCGCCCGTCCCGGACGTCCCCGAGGGCGTCCGCACGATCGAGCTGCCCGAGAACCTCGGCATCCCCGGCGGCCGCAACGTCGGCATCGAGGCCTTCGGCCCCGCCGGCCGGGACGTCGACATCCTGCTGTTCCTCGACGACGACGGCCTGCTGGCCGGCCACGACACCGCAGAGCTGTGCCGCAAGGCCTTCGATGCCGACCCGAAGCTCGGCATCATCAGCTTCCGCATAGCCGACCCGGACACCGGCGTCACCCAGCGCCGGCACGTGCCCCGGCTGCGCGCCGCCGACCCGATGCGCTCCTCCCGGGTCACCACCTTCCTCGGCGGCGCCAACGCCGTCCGCACCCGGGTCTTCGCCGACGTCGGCGGACTTCCGGACGAGTTCTTCTACGCACACGAGGAAACCGACCTGGCATGGCGGGCCCTCGACGCGGGCTGGATGATCGACTACCGGTCCGACATGGTGCTGTACCACCCGACGACCGCTCCCTCGCGGCACGCGGTCTACCACCGCATGGTCGCCCGCAACCGCGTCTGGCTCGCCCGCCGCAACCTCCCCGCGCTCCTCGTCCCCGTCTACCTCGGCGTGTGGCTGCTGCTCACCCTCGTACGCCGTCCCTCCCGCTCCGCCCTGCGCGCCTGGTTCGGCGGATTCCGCGAAGGCTGGACCACCTCGTGCGGACGCCGCCTGCCTATGAAGTG encodes the following:
- a CDS encoding glycosyltransferase, whose translation is MKVGAVIITMGNRPDELRALLDSVAKQDGDPVEVVVVGNGSPVPDVPEGVRTIELPENLGIPGGRNVGIEAFGPAGRDVDILLFLDDDGLLAGHDTAELCRKAFDADPKLGIISFRIADPDTGVTQRRHVPRLRAADPMRSSRVTTFLGGANAVRTRVFADVGGLPDEFFYAHEETDLAWRALDAGWMIDYRSDMVLYHPTTAPSRHAVYHRMVARNRVWLARRNLPALLVPVYLGVWLLLTLVRRPSRSALRAWFGGFREGWTTSCGRRLPMKWRTVWRLTRLGRPPVI
- a CDS encoding CDP-alcohol phosphatidyltransferase family protein — translated: MSRPSVAELRPVVHPAGVKDRRSGEHWMGRLYMREVSLRVDRYLVNTRVTPNQLTYLMTVFGVLAAPALLVPGIPGAVLGVVMVQMYLLLDCVDGEIARWKKQYSLNGVYLDRVGAYLTDAAVLVGFGLRAADLWGSGRIDWLWAFLGTLAALGAILIKAETDLVGVARHQAGKPPVKEAAAEMRSSGMALARRAAAALKFHRLILGIEASLLILVLAIVDHARGDLFFSRLGVAVLAGIALVQTLLHLVSILASSRLK
- a CDS encoding iron-containing alcohol dehydrogenase family protein; this translates as MPVLTRLIPSPLVVDIRPGALDDLACVLADERISHSGRLAVAVSGGSGAKLRERISPGMPGATWYEVGGGTLDDAVRLASDIKAGHYDAVVGLGGGKIIDCAKFAAARVGLPLVAVPTNLAHDGLCSPVATLDNDAGRGSYGVPNPIAVVIDLDIIREAPVRFVRAGIGDAVSNISAIADWELAGRVKGERIDGLAAAMARQAGEAVLRHPGGIGDNNFLQVLAEALVLSGIAMSVSGDSRPSSGACHEINHAFDLLYPKRAAAHGEQCGLGAAFAMWLRGAHEESAYMAEVLRRHGLPVLPDEIGFTTDEFVKAVEFAPETRPGRYTILEHLDLNTEQIKDTYADYVKAIGS